A single Candidatus Nanopelagicales bacterium DNA region contains:
- a CDS encoding TrbM/KikA/MpfK family conjugal transfer protein, producing TDFNGTVPRYVGTPERGGYWIEAREYDRALAEYNERIRREDEERRRQSWMN from the coding sequence ACACCGACTTCAACGGTACGGTTCCGCGCTATGTCGGAACGCCAGAGCGGGGCGGGTATTGGATCGAAGCGCGCGAGTATGACCGCGCGCTGGCCGAGTACAACGAACGCATCCGGCGTGAGGACGAAGAACGACGTCGCCAGTCCTGGATGAATTGA